A DNA window from Deltaproteobacteria bacterium contains the following coding sequences:
- a CDS encoding ABC transporter ATP-binding protein — protein MNSEILIEAKGIKKSYWQGEVETPVLKGVDVVVARGAQMVITGASGAGKSTLLHVLASLDPPTGGSVFFQGSDLYQKADQALSELRNREIGFVFQFHHLLPELNALENVMLPLLVRGESRRAIQDRAKGVLAELGLESRLRHRPSELSGGEQQRVAVARAIAGRPSLLFADEPTGNLDRDSGDRLVESLLELHRREGMALVVVTHNERMMNCFQSKHLLSDGRLS, from the coding sequence ATGAATTCAGAAATTTTAATCGAGGCAAAAGGAATCAAGAAATCCTACTGGCAGGGAGAGGTTGAAACGCCCGTGCTTAAAGGGGTTGATGTTGTTGTTGCCAGAGGGGCTCAAATGGTCATTACGGGGGCGTCGGGGGCAGGTAAGAGTACGTTGCTCCATGTCTTGGCCTCTCTGGATCCTCCGACAGGTGGTTCGGTCTTTTTTCAAGGATCTGACCTTTACCAGAAGGCGGATCAGGCTCTCTCCGAACTTCGGAATCGGGAGATCGGGTTTGTCTTTCAGTTTCACCATCTGCTGCCGGAGTTGAATGCCCTCGAGAACGTGATGCTCCCGCTCCTTGTTCGTGGAGAATCCCGGCGTGCCATCCAGGATCGGGCGAAGGGGGTTCTTGCGGAGCTCGGTCTTGAGTCCCGGTTGCGGCATCGTCCCTCTGAATTGTCAGGGGGAGAGCAGCAGCGTGTTGCTGTAGCGCGTGCGATTGCGGGAAGGCCTTCGCTTCTTTTTGCCGATGAGCCGACAGGGAATCTGGATCGTGATAGTGGGGATCGACTCGTCGAATCCCTTCTGGAGCTTCATCGGAGAGAAGGGATGGCGCTTGTCGTTGTGACCCACAATGAACGGATGATGAACTGTTTTCAATCAAAACATCTCTTGAGTGACGGGCGACTTTCTTGA